One segment of Mycolicibacterium baixiangningiae DNA contains the following:
- a CDS encoding NAD-dependent epimerase/dehydratase family protein, protein MTGASGNVGTGVLRALASKLPDTEVVGVCRRPPTHGQPYERVRWHAVDLSAPNADADLGAALRGADAVIHLALAVQPVRDENYLYRANVVGTQALLTAMTAAGVRQLVYASSLGIYAPGSGEPVTEDWPTTGQPTSVYSRHKVMVERILDDFERDHPDVTVSRFRPTVVVQREAAWLIKSLYLGPVVPRSALELLRRRELPVLPLPARLKLQFVHADDVGDAVVRLTTQQARGSFNIAADVLDTAALAGLVGARPVNVPPQAVRTVIAALSAVRVVALTPGWYDVAFTSPLMDTSKARRTLGWAPARSSTESARELIEGLADGAVGTSAAMGWQLRPRKDVRGAIDRAHDVTLALWGALALVRATGTHHARAVDAVVVVTNLATGTPMALDRVLERRSDPVALLAPVAVIAALGATLRGGWPAVAATGVLQVLRMSESTRRKAKLVSNAEFSAAARG, encoded by the coding sequence GTGACCGGTGCGTCGGGCAATGTGGGAACAGGCGTCCTGCGCGCGCTTGCATCGAAGCTGCCGGACACCGAGGTCGTCGGAGTGTGCCGGCGCCCTCCCACCCACGGCCAGCCCTACGAGCGGGTCCGTTGGCACGCCGTCGATTTGTCCGCACCGAACGCCGACGCGGACCTGGGTGCCGCCCTGCGAGGCGCGGACGCCGTCATCCATCTGGCCTTGGCCGTCCAGCCGGTGCGCGACGAGAACTACCTGTACCGGGCGAATGTGGTTGGCACACAAGCACTGTTGACAGCCATGACGGCTGCCGGGGTGCGGCAGCTGGTCTACGCGTCCAGTCTGGGCATCTACGCGCCCGGATCAGGGGAACCGGTCACCGAGGACTGGCCCACCACCGGCCAGCCCACCTCGGTCTACAGCCGGCACAAGGTGATGGTGGAGCGGATTCTCGACGACTTCGAGCGCGACCACCCCGACGTCACCGTCTCGCGGTTCCGTCCGACCGTCGTGGTGCAGCGCGAGGCGGCGTGGCTGATCAAGTCGTTGTACCTGGGCCCCGTGGTACCGAGGTCCGCTCTGGAGCTGCTCCGTCGCCGGGAGCTGCCCGTCCTGCCGCTGCCCGCGCGGCTGAAACTGCAGTTCGTCCACGCCGACGACGTCGGCGACGCGGTGGTCCGGCTGACCACGCAGCAGGCCCGGGGATCGTTCAACATCGCGGCCGACGTGCTGGACACCGCCGCGCTCGCCGGCCTCGTCGGCGCACGTCCGGTCAATGTTCCCCCGCAGGCGGTGCGGACCGTCATCGCTGCCTTGAGCGCTGTCCGTGTGGTGGCGCTGACCCCGGGGTGGTACGACGTGGCGTTCACGAGTCCGCTGATGGATACGTCCAAGGCTCGCCGGACATTGGGCTGGGCGCCGGCGCGGTCCTCGACCGAGAGCGCGCGGGAGTTGATCGAAGGGCTGGCCGACGGCGCAGTCGGCACCAGCGCTGCCATGGGATGGCAGTTGCGGCCTCGCAAGGACGTCCGCGGCGCGATCGATCGTGCGCACGACGTCACCCTTGCACTGTGGGGTGCCCTGGCGTTGGTGCGCGCCACCGGCACGCACCACGCACGCGCGGTGGATGCAGTGGTGGTGGTGACCAACCTCGCCACCGGTACTCCGATGGCGCTGGACCGGGTGCTGGAGCGGCGCTCCGATCCGGTTGCGTTGCTCGCGCCGGTCGCCGTCATCGCCGCGCTGGGCGCCACGCTGCGCGGTGGTTGGCCGGCTGTTGCCGCCACCGGCGTCTTGCAGGTGCTGCGCATGTCTGAAAGCACCCGGCGCAAAGCGAAATTGGTTAGCAATGCGGAGTTTTCGGCAGCTGCCCGGGGGTAA
- a CDS encoding glycoside hydrolase family 16 protein, protein MDRRRAMLMLGFGVAAAALPLPKAGAQPVIGDAPPGPPPGPGVLGEPAAVAQPGAGLLFADEFNGPAGSPPDPASWFIVPARETIRNPHEWDKPFNMGRYVTDQEHVFQDGNGNLVIRATRGEGANIQEKYASAKIIGNWRGGVGTTWEARIKLNCLTDGAWPAFWLVNENPVRGGEVDLVEWYGNRDWPSGTTVHARLDGTQFQTNKHPVDGDWHTWRMTWQPAGMYFWKDYQPGMEPFFTVASNSLPDWPFNDPGYTMAPVFNIAVGGSGGREPAGGNYPAEMLVDWIRVF, encoded by the coding sequence ATGGATCGTCGCCGCGCAATGTTGATGTTGGGGTTCGGAGTGGCGGCTGCCGCCCTGCCACTTCCGAAGGCCGGGGCCCAGCCGGTGATCGGGGATGCGCCACCGGGACCGCCTCCCGGACCAGGTGTGCTGGGGGAGCCCGCTGCCGTCGCGCAGCCCGGAGCTGGACTGTTGTTCGCCGACGAGTTCAACGGCCCGGCAGGTTCGCCGCCGGACCCGGCGTCGTGGTTCATCGTCCCGGCCCGCGAGACCATCCGGAACCCTCACGAATGGGACAAGCCCTTCAACATGGGCCGCTATGTCACCGACCAGGAGCACGTCTTCCAGGACGGCAACGGCAATCTCGTCATCCGCGCCACCCGCGGTGAGGGCGCGAACATCCAGGAGAAGTACGCCAGCGCGAAGATCATCGGCAACTGGCGCGGTGGCGTCGGGACGACATGGGAAGCGCGCATCAAGCTGAACTGCCTGACCGACGGCGCCTGGCCGGCGTTCTGGTTGGTCAACGAGAACCCCGTGCGTGGCGGTGAAGTCGACCTCGTGGAGTGGTACGGCAACCGGGACTGGCCGTCGGGCACCACCGTGCACGCGCGGTTGGACGGCACGCAGTTCCAGACCAACAAACACCCGGTCGACGGGGATTGGCATACCTGGCGTATGACCTGGCAGCCGGCAGGCATGTACTTCTGGAAGGACTACCAGCCGGGGATGGAGCCGTTCTTCACGGTGGCGTCGAACTCCTTGCCCGACTGGCCGTTCAACGATCCGGGCTACACGATGGCCCCGGTGTTCAACATCGCCGTCGGTGGCTCCGGCGGCCGTGAGCCCGCCGGAGGTAACTACCCGGCGGAGATGCTGGTCGACTGGATCAGGGTCTTCTAG
- a CDS encoding response regulator, translated as MSGIRVVVAEDEVLLREGLCSLLVRSGLEVVGRAGDADEALAFVRQAKPDLALLDIRMPPHHHTDGIDVARVIQQELPDTAILVLSAHVDVHHAKELLREGKPIGYLLKSRVTEVASFLQAIDRVAHGESVLDPVFIRELVDTPHPSDPLERLSRREREVLVLMAEGLSNAGIARRLYLAEATVEKHVRNVLAKLDLPDIGDQHRRVQAVIIYLESR; from the coding sequence GTGTCCGGTATTCGGGTGGTCGTGGCCGAAGACGAAGTCTTGCTGCGAGAAGGTCTGTGCAGTCTGCTTGTTCGATCGGGGTTGGAGGTGGTGGGCCGAGCCGGTGACGCGGACGAAGCGCTCGCTTTTGTGCGGCAGGCGAAGCCCGATCTGGCGTTGCTCGACATCCGCATGCCGCCCCATCACCACACCGACGGTATCGACGTGGCGCGGGTCATCCAACAGGAATTGCCCGATACCGCGATCCTGGTGCTGTCAGCACATGTCGATGTCCATCACGCGAAAGAGCTTCTCCGCGAGGGCAAGCCGATCGGTTACCTGCTGAAGAGCCGTGTCACCGAAGTGGCTAGTTTCCTCCAGGCGATCGACCGGGTCGCCCACGGGGAATCGGTGCTGGACCCGGTCTTCATACGGGAGTTGGTGGACACTCCCCACCCGAGTGATCCCTTGGAGCGGTTGAGCCGCCGTGAACGCGAGGTGCTCGTGTTGATGGCCGAAGGGCTTTCGAATGCGGGTATCGCCCGGCGCCTGTACCTCGCCGAGGCCACCGTCGAGAAGCACGTCCGAAATGTGCTGGCGAAGCTAGACCTTCCGGACATCGGCGATCAACACCGACGGGTGCAAGCGGTGATCATCTACCTGGAGAGTCGCTGA
- a CDS encoding DUF7159 family protein, whose amino-acid sequence MDLVLGVSVTSTALRFVLVEGATGDGATVDSGTLDMPVSGASADALVSAVLGEGPYAAVPGQRPGAIGVTWTDAATDQAAALLTALTGSDVHTVVALTPAEAAAALAAGLGDLAAQDDMAVCLAEPDVALVAVVTADNVLVDQIARDEPDALARRVQETVDSTDAHPEALYVLGSADDVDAVVAALDGRVAVPVLSAAEADLALARGAALAAAQGSVGVDAPMVLAQVASDEPQSWLTWRIPALTSVLVAAVVTFVVSLSVALGLQLTPQMRSDDEATRQVASASDQPKVAVAPVAEALPEAPKPAAPPPPPPEAPPAPPPEVVPVVDVPAAPAPQPEVAPVYDAPEVAPPPAPVYVPPAPPVYVPPAPAYVAPQPGYVPPAPVAPAYTAPQAPGYVPPVAPQQPRLRDRIIERLPLINRFHEPQYQVP is encoded by the coding sequence GTGGACCTAGTACTCGGCGTGTCGGTGACATCGACGGCGCTTCGCTTCGTGCTCGTCGAAGGCGCGACCGGCGACGGCGCAACCGTCGACAGCGGAACGCTCGACATGCCGGTCTCCGGCGCCAGTGCCGACGCACTGGTCAGCGCCGTGCTCGGTGAGGGCCCGTACGCGGCCGTCCCCGGACAGCGGCCGGGCGCCATCGGTGTGACGTGGACGGACGCCGCCACGGACCAGGCCGCCGCCCTGCTGACCGCCCTGACAGGCAGCGACGTGCACACCGTCGTCGCCCTCACGCCGGCGGAAGCCGCCGCCGCGCTGGCCGCAGGCCTCGGTGACCTCGCCGCGCAGGACGACATGGCGGTCTGTCTGGCCGAACCCGACGTCGCGCTCGTCGCGGTCGTCACCGCCGACAACGTGCTCGTCGACCAGATCGCGCGCGACGAACCCGACGCGCTCGCGCGCCGCGTGCAGGAGACGGTCGATTCGACCGACGCGCACCCCGAGGCGCTGTACGTGCTGGGCTCGGCCGACGACGTCGACGCCGTGGTCGCTGCGCTCGACGGGCGCGTGGCGGTGCCGGTGCTCTCCGCCGCCGAGGCGGACCTGGCGTTGGCCCGCGGTGCGGCACTGGCGGCGGCGCAGGGCTCGGTGGGCGTCGACGCGCCCATGGTTCTGGCCCAGGTGGCCAGTGACGAGCCGCAGTCGTGGCTGACGTGGCGGATTCCGGCACTGACGTCCGTGCTGGTCGCCGCCGTGGTCACGTTCGTCGTCTCGCTGTCGGTCGCCCTCGGTCTGCAGTTGACGCCGCAGATGCGCTCGGACGATGAGGCGACCCGCCAGGTCGCCAGCGCCTCGGATCAGCCCAAGGTCGCCGTTGCACCCGTCGCCGAGGCACTCCCCGAAGCGCCGAAACCCGCCGCCCCGCCACCTCCTCCTCCGGAGGCTCCGCCGGCACCCCCGCCCGAGGTCGTCCCGGTTGTCGACGTTCCCGCGGCCCCGGCCCCCCAGCCCGAGGTGGCGCCGGTGTACGACGCACCCGAGGTCGCACCGCCACCCGCGCCCGTCTACGTGCCGCCGGCCCCGCCGGTGTACGTGCCGCCCGCGCCGGCCTATGTCGCCCCGCAGCCGGGTTACGTGCCGCCCGCCCCCGTCGCCCCGGCGTACACGGCGCCGCAAGCCCCCGGTTACGTACCGCCCGTCGCCCCGCAGCAGCCACGGTTGCGCGACCGGATCATCGAGCGCCTTCCGCTCATCAACCGCTTCCACGAACCGCAATATCAGGTTCCGTAG
- a CDS encoding GAF domain-containing sensor histidine kinase, which produces MTKEIRHRFGSLTARMIRFESQGTATIVANEGTAGPHVRVGEEWTNFPEHGLTGTVWRTGRPARVDDYREIPGGEPYRAEGLVSAVAVPIFVSGSLWGLIAIGSGTGPLPTDAEERLSEFTDLTATAIATAQSRAELIASRARIVAAADEARARIERNLHDGAQQHLVTLGLQIATLAECPDLSASARCELQKVLSGLRTVLTELREIARGIHPAVLSDAGLGPALRSLASRSALPLRVRVDVPARLASPVEVGAYYVVAESLTNAIKHARATHAEVTATLANDVLCVSVADDGVGGAVGRVGSGLIGLQDRVEALGGRLLIDSPLGAGTRIHCEIPTAKRGDKPL; this is translated from the coding sequence GTGACGAAAGAGATCCGCCACCGGTTCGGGTCGTTGACCGCGAGGATGATCCGTTTCGAGAGCCAGGGTACTGCCACGATCGTGGCGAACGAGGGCACCGCGGGCCCGCACGTCCGCGTCGGTGAGGAGTGGACGAACTTTCCGGAGCACGGTCTCACCGGCACTGTGTGGCGTACTGGCCGACCGGCGCGTGTCGATGACTATCGAGAAATCCCCGGTGGCGAACCCTACCGCGCTGAGGGTCTGGTCAGCGCGGTGGCGGTGCCGATCTTCGTCAGCGGAAGTCTCTGGGGTTTGATCGCGATCGGCTCGGGGACCGGTCCGCTTCCGACCGACGCCGAGGAGCGGCTCAGCGAGTTCACCGACCTGACCGCCACCGCGATCGCCACTGCACAGAGCCGCGCTGAGCTGATCGCGTCGCGCGCAAGGATCGTCGCCGCAGCCGATGAGGCGCGTGCGCGCATCGAGCGGAACCTCCACGACGGCGCTCAACAGCATCTCGTCACTTTGGGTTTGCAGATCGCGACACTGGCGGAGTGTCCCGACCTCAGTGCGAGCGCGCGGTGCGAGTTGCAGAAGGTTTTGTCGGGTCTTCGGACGGTGCTCACAGAGCTGCGGGAGATCGCGCGCGGCATCCACCCGGCGGTGCTGTCCGACGCCGGCCTAGGACCCGCTTTGCGGTCACTCGCATCCAGATCAGCGCTTCCTCTTCGGGTTCGGGTCGACGTTCCCGCGCGGTTGGCCTCGCCGGTCGAGGTCGGCGCGTACTACGTCGTCGCGGAGTCGCTGACCAACGCGATCAAACATGCCAGGGCGACTCACGCCGAGGTCACGGCCACGCTGGCGAACGACGTGTTGTGTGTCAGCGTGGCCGACGACGGGGTCGGGGGTGCCGTCGGCCGGGTAGGGTCTGGTCTGATCGGTCTGCAGGACAGGGTGGAAGCCCTCGGTGGCCGGTTGCTGATCGACAGCCCACTCGGCGCAGGAACGCGGATCCACTGCGAGATTCCAACAGCGAAGCGTGGCGACAAGCCGCTGTGA
- a CDS encoding LLM class flavin-dependent oxidoreductase, whose amino-acid sequence MEISCAFATASNTPAHVRLAESLGYERAWLYESPAVVTDVWMVLSRCAEQTTRIGIGPGVLVPSLRHPMVNASAIAELVNQAPGRVAVAVGAGFTGRLALGERPMRWQHVADYVRCLRALLAGETAEWQGARLRMMQLLGFGAPRPIDVPILVAADGPKGLAVATELGDGLFSVAPPGSAAAADLSWRAQLCFGTVLDDGEEVTSPRAVGAVAAAAVLHYHAVYERLGAVAVDALPGGPSWRAELEARPRGERHLAIHLVEPGPQVGLDRLVRCSGAVGLTGTAAQVADEVARYAAAGVTELVYQPAGPDIERELDAFARAAGLTRQLP is encoded by the coding sequence ATGGAAATCTCTTGTGCGTTCGCCACGGCGTCGAATACGCCGGCCCATGTACGGTTGGCCGAGTCACTCGGGTATGAGCGCGCATGGCTCTACGAGTCGCCTGCCGTCGTCACCGATGTGTGGATGGTCCTCAGCCGGTGCGCCGAGCAGACCACCCGCATCGGAATCGGCCCCGGCGTCCTGGTGCCGAGCCTGCGTCACCCGATGGTCAATGCCTCCGCAATCGCAGAACTCGTGAATCAAGCCCCCGGTCGGGTCGCGGTCGCGGTCGGCGCGGGCTTCACCGGCCGGTTGGCCTTGGGCGAGCGGCCGATGCGGTGGCAGCACGTCGCTGACTACGTTCGTTGCCTGCGGGCGTTGCTGGCCGGCGAAACCGCCGAGTGGCAGGGCGCGAGACTGCGGATGATGCAGTTGCTGGGCTTCGGCGCTCCGCGACCCATCGACGTGCCGATTCTGGTGGCCGCTGACGGGCCGAAGGGGCTGGCGGTGGCAACAGAGTTGGGAGACGGACTGTTCTCCGTCGCGCCACCCGGATCCGCTGCGGCGGCGGATTTGAGCTGGCGTGCGCAGTTGTGTTTCGGCACGGTGCTCGACGACGGGGAAGAGGTGACGTCGCCGCGGGCGGTCGGCGCCGTCGCTGCCGCGGCGGTGCTGCACTATCACGCCGTCTACGAGCGTTTGGGAGCCGTCGCCGTCGATGCCCTGCCGGGCGGGCCCTCCTGGCGCGCCGAGCTGGAGGCCCGCCCCCGCGGTGAGAGGCATCTGGCCATCCACCTCGTCGAACCCGGGCCTCAGGTGGGTCTCGATCGACTCGTAAGATGCAGCGGTGCAGTAGGTTTGACGGGGACCGCCGCTCAGGTAGCGGATGAAGTCGCCCGATATGCCGCCGCCGGGGTCACGGAACTGGTGTATCAGCCGGCCGGCCCGGACATCGAACGTGAATTGGATGCCTTTGCCCGTGCGGCAGGGCTCACGCGCCAGCTCCCGTGA
- a CDS encoding TetR/AcrR family transcriptional regulator, which yields MVDGRKGGQRLSTAENLLKAAAELLESGGVDAVSTRAVAAAAGVQPPVIYRRFGDKDGLLDALTHYLLQEYVKAKRQLMDASDNPIDQMREAWDLHVEFGLRHPDAYVLAYATPRPPGQLGAAAKRETVSLLRGMVARLGDQGKLSMSVDRATHYVFAAGLGTTLALMQEPPEERDFEVSALARENSLSAILHRKPRTPARNTRLPARAVALAEALRSADDLPMSSAERALLDEWLGRLADQSG from the coding sequence ATGGTTGACGGACGGAAAGGCGGACAACGGCTGAGCACTGCCGAGAACCTCCTGAAGGCGGCGGCGGAACTCCTGGAGTCAGGAGGTGTCGATGCGGTGTCCACCAGAGCCGTCGCTGCTGCCGCCGGTGTTCAACCTCCGGTCATCTACCGGCGGTTCGGGGACAAGGACGGACTGCTCGACGCGCTGACGCACTATCTGCTCCAGGAGTATGTGAAGGCCAAGCGTCAGCTCATGGACGCCAGCGACAACCCGATCGATCAGATGCGCGAAGCGTGGGATCTGCACGTGGAGTTCGGGTTGCGCCATCCCGACGCCTACGTGCTCGCCTATGCCACCCCGCGCCCGCCAGGCCAGCTGGGCGCGGCGGCGAAGCGGGAAACCGTCAGCCTGCTCCGCGGAATGGTCGCCCGGTTGGGGGATCAGGGCAAGCTCTCCATGAGTGTCGACCGCGCCACGCACTACGTCTTCGCCGCCGGACTGGGGACCACCCTGGCCCTGATGCAGGAGCCGCCCGAGGAGCGGGATTTCGAAGTGTCCGCGCTCGCCCGGGAGAACTCGCTGTCGGCGATCCTGCACCGCAAGCCGAGAACGCCGGCACGCAACACCAGGCTTCCGGCGCGTGCGGTGGCGCTCGCCGAGGCACTCCGCAGTGCCGATGATCTGCCGATGAGCTCTGCGGAGCGGGCCCTGCTCGACGAATGGCTGGGCCGCCTCGCCGACCAGAGCGGCTGA
- a CDS encoding GMC family oxidoreductase has protein sequence MSQAQVYDFVIVGAGTAGSVLAARLSENPDARVLLIEAGSAVLPPASAIPPEWHTLTGGPADGGFLTTVQAATGKAVHLPLGRGIGGSSAINAMMFARGHRESYAGWPAGWRFDNLLPYFKRSETARKGNPALRGADGPLTVGPADPVNEVLAAGLEAAVQCGYRAASDISSGCEIGFGAADLTLADGRRQSAADAYLIPALDRPNLDVITDAVVHRLAILSGRCVGVEIHDASSVTSVRYGNEVVLAAGAIRSPQLLMVSGIGPQAHLRDLGIDVVRDLPGVGSNLQDHPLSGLIYRSAKPIPTPRHNHGEVMGLIDTSSSGGAPDLQIVMADTAAVVGLDAPDTYLIGVSAIQPHSRGSVRLATANIEQPPLVDPNYLGDERDWKTMLEGFRIAREIGAAPAFSPWLGEELAPGPVVVNEDSLRQYLKEALGTYFHPAGTCAMGDSDESVVDVKLRVHDISGLRVADASVMPSLPSNNPMATVYGIAERAAALIRKP, from the coding sequence ATGTCACAGGCTCAGGTCTACGACTTCGTCATCGTCGGTGCGGGCACAGCGGGTTCGGTACTTGCCGCCCGCCTGAGCGAAAACCCTGACGCCCGGGTACTACTCATCGAGGCCGGCAGCGCGGTGCTGCCACCGGCGAGTGCGATACCGCCGGAGTGGCACACACTCACGGGTGGACCGGCCGACGGTGGTTTCCTCACGACCGTCCAGGCCGCCACGGGCAAGGCGGTCCATCTGCCGCTCGGACGCGGTATCGGCGGATCGTCGGCGATCAACGCGATGATGTTCGCGCGTGGGCATCGCGAAAGCTACGCCGGCTGGCCCGCCGGTTGGCGCTTCGACAACCTGCTGCCCTACTTCAAGCGAAGTGAGACGGCCCGCAAAGGTAACCCCGCGCTGCGCGGAGCCGACGGCCCGCTCACGGTGGGCCCGGCCGATCCCGTGAACGAAGTCCTCGCAGCGGGACTGGAGGCCGCGGTGCAATGCGGTTACCGCGCGGCGAGCGACATCAGCAGCGGATGCGAAATCGGTTTCGGCGCCGCGGATCTGACGCTTGCCGACGGACGCCGGCAGAGCGCCGCGGATGCCTACCTGATCCCGGCTCTCGACCGGCCCAACCTCGACGTCATCACCGACGCCGTCGTTCATCGACTGGCGATACTGAGCGGACGCTGCGTCGGCGTCGAGATCCACGATGCGTCATCGGTGACCTCGGTCCGCTACGGGAACGAGGTCGTGCTGGCCGCCGGCGCCATCAGGTCACCTCAACTGCTCATGGTGTCGGGCATCGGCCCGCAGGCCCATCTGCGTGATCTCGGGATCGATGTCGTCAGGGACCTGCCGGGAGTTGGTTCAAATCTGCAGGACCACCCTCTGAGCGGCCTCATCTACCGTTCGGCGAAACCGATCCCGACACCGCGCCACAATCACGGCGAGGTGATGGGTCTGATCGACACATCTTCCTCCGGAGGGGCGCCCGACTTGCAGATCGTCATGGCCGACACGGCCGCGGTGGTCGGACTCGATGCGCCTGACACCTACCTGATCGGCGTGTCGGCCATCCAACCGCACAGCCGCGGCAGCGTCCGGTTAGCCACTGCGAACATCGAGCAGCCGCCTCTCGTCGATCCGAACTATCTGGGCGACGAGCGCGACTGGAAGACGATGCTCGAAGGCTTCCGAATCGCACGTGAGATCGGTGCGGCTCCCGCGTTCAGCCCGTGGCTCGGCGAGGAATTGGCTCCCGGCCCGGTCGTCGTCAACGAAGACTCGTTGCGCCAGTACCTCAAGGAGGCTCTCGGCACATACTTCCATCCGGCGGGGACGTGCGCGATGGGCGACTCCGACGAGTCAGTCGTCGATGTGAAGCTGCGCGTACACGATATCTCGGGGCTGCGCGTCGCCGATGCGTCGGTCATGCCGTCGCTGCCATCGAACAATCCGATGGCGACCGTGTACGGGATCGCCGAGCGGGCAGCAGCGTTGATCCGAAAGCCGTGA
- a CDS encoding DUF4185 domain-containing protein produces the protein MDASAYIGRVGGLAVALGVGAAVMLGSPGTAFAETTDTDPTSQADPGEPSEPAAEEKDSPELSEDEEAVEGPSDEPADDPEEADELEGLDEPAIDEPVVVEEPKVEEPKVVEEPKVEEPKVEEPKVEEPKVEVAKVEPALVPEAPATGQRSARPRSKEGPADPPTVALDKAETLSVTVEDARSINATEITRQAEQPTAAVESVVESLTEVVQTVVPQTAAVVSAMTAPTAARSSAPVINRLLAAFGLGSLRNLPSLPSPAWALSALMTLTSRREFERSLASRSVTTSQPAVALAAAAAPYDPAKDYQVTPVSVSANTVRVTNVTGPGGLNNTTTRFGIGGTDLGIMWDNGIPDNPNTAVNEHQVLVAFGDTFSNRTPVRTGVWRMNTLFRSTDTVLSNGMYVKDGIVHDPGMYSGSPMSDPNFSREIIGNYHYGIGTEVTMIPTAAISVPGAGKNGATRQYINYMAVKSWDTPGRWTTNYSAIAYSDDNGQNWTVVPPSSVRPAAAGRSTLPFVNGEQNFQQGAYTRKYTVDPVTGKPMKDASGREITDGYIYSYGTPAGRAGTAYVSRVAEADILDKTKYQYWNGTSWTPGNPAAAKPILPGTTTSSFFGLIKTTTHPAVSEMSVQYNSYEKKYIMLYGDKNNNIVMRKADSPEGPWSTPVTLVAASKMPGLYAPMIHPWSSTDNLTAEEQKYLYWNLSTWDDYQVKLMRTDLTKV, from the coding sequence ATGGATGCTTCGGCGTACATTGGGCGCGTCGGTGGCTTGGCGGTGGCGCTGGGCGTAGGCGCCGCCGTGATGCTCGGGAGCCCCGGCACGGCCTTCGCGGAGACCACCGACACCGATCCGACATCGCAGGCGGACCCCGGTGAACCATCGGAACCCGCTGCAGAAGAGAAGGATTCGCCGGAGCTGTCGGAGGACGAGGAGGCCGTTGAGGGCCCGTCCGACGAGCCTGCCGACGACCCGGAGGAAGCGGACGAGCTCGAGGGCCTTGATGAGCCCGCCATCGATGAGCCTGTCGTCGTCGAGGAACCCAAGGTCGAGGAACCCAAGGTCGTCGAGGAACCCAAGGTCGAGGAACCCAAGGTCGAGGAACCCAAGGTCGAGGAACCCAAGGTCGAGGTAGCGAAGGTCGAGCCAGCGCTCGTGCCCGAAGCGCCGGCCACCGGCCAGCGCTCCGCGCGGCCGCGCTCGAAGGAGGGGCCAGCGGACCCGCCCACCGTGGCACTGGATAAGGCCGAAACCCTCTCCGTCACTGTCGAAGACGCCCGCTCCATAAACGCCACCGAGATCACCCGCCAGGCCGAACAGCCGACCGCGGCGGTGGAGTCCGTCGTCGAGAGTCTCACGGAGGTGGTGCAGACGGTGGTGCCTCAGACGGCGGCCGTGGTCAGCGCGATGACCGCACCCACCGCGGCCCGGTCATCGGCGCCGGTGATCAACCGTCTGCTCGCCGCGTTCGGACTGGGCTCGCTGCGCAACCTGCCGTCGCTGCCCAGCCCGGCATGGGCGCTCAGCGCTCTGATGACGCTGACCTCGCGGCGCGAGTTCGAGCGGTCACTGGCATCCCGGTCGGTCACGACGAGCCAGCCCGCCGTGGCCCTTGCCGCAGCGGCGGCTCCCTACGACCCGGCCAAGGACTATCAGGTGACCCCGGTGTCGGTGAGCGCCAACACCGTTCGCGTCACCAACGTCACCGGGCCCGGCGGCCTGAACAACACCACCACCCGCTTCGGTATCGGTGGCACGGACCTGGGAATCATGTGGGACAACGGGATTCCCGACAACCCCAATACCGCGGTCAACGAACACCAGGTGCTCGTCGCCTTCGGTGACACGTTCAGCAACCGCACCCCGGTGCGCACCGGGGTGTGGCGGATGAACACGCTGTTCCGCAGCACCGACACCGTGCTGTCCAATGGGATGTACGTCAAGGACGGGATAGTCCACGATCCCGGGATGTACAGCGGTTCACCGATGAGCGACCCCAACTTCTCCCGCGAGATCATCGGCAACTACCACTACGGCATCGGAACGGAAGTGACGATGATCCCGACGGCGGCCATCTCGGTGCCCGGCGCGGGAAAGAACGGCGCGACGCGCCAGTACATCAACTACATGGCCGTCAAGTCCTGGGATACGCCGGGCCGTTGGACGACGAACTACTCGGCCATCGCGTATTCCGATGACAACGGCCAGAACTGGACCGTGGTGCCGCCGTCGTCGGTGCGACCGGCAGCCGCCGGGCGTTCGACCCTGCCATTCGTCAACGGCGAGCAGAACTTCCAGCAGGGCGCGTACACCCGGAAGTACACGGTCGACCCCGTCACCGGTAAGCCGATGAAGGATGCGTCGGGACGCGAGATCACCGACGGCTACATCTACTCCTACGGCACCCCGGCGGGCCGGGCCGGCACCGCGTACGTATCCCGGGTGGCTGAAGCCGACATCCTCGACAAGACGAAATACCAGTACTGGAACGGAACTTCGTGGACGCCGGGCAATCCGGCCGCCGCAAAGCCGATCCTGCCGGGCACCACCACCTCGAGCTTCTTCGGACTGATCAAGACCACCACGCATCCGGCGGTCAGCGAGATGTCAGTGCAGTACAACAGCTACGAGAAGAAATACATCATGTTGTACGGCGACAAGAACAACAACATCGTCATGCGCAAGGCCGATTCGCCGGAGGGGCCGTGGTCGACACCGGTGACGCTGGTGGCGGCGTCGAAGATGCCGGGGTTGTACGCGCCGATGATCCACCCGTGGTCCTCGACGGACAATCTGACGGCTGAGGAGCAGAAGTACCTCTACTGGAACCTGTCCACCTGGGACGACTACCAGGTGAAGCTCATGCGCACCGATCTGACGAAGGTGTAG